The sequence below is a genomic window from Bremerella alba.
TCTTCCTGGTTTTCGATTGTTCTTTTGCAAGGACTTTGTATCCCGAAACTAGCGAGCAGGAGTCGACTTAATGCTGGCCTACACACTATTCAACAGCACATCTATTCCCATCCGCAATCTATCGTACTTCGCAGCAGTCCTGCTATTGATCACTCCATCTCTGTCCATCGCGGAATCCCGCGTTTGGACGACGAGCGACGGCAAGCAAAAGGCGGTCGCGGAGTGCTATGGTACGGATGGTGAACTGGTCGTTCTCAAGTTTGAAGCCAATGGTCGGGTCGCCAAGGTACACCTGGAAGACCTTTGCGCAGCGGATCAAGAGTACTTGCGAAAAACGTATCGCCGGGTTTTCGCAGAGAATGCCCAGCAAGCAGCTAAATCGCCAAAAACAAAAACTCAGCCTTTCAAGACGGAGTTAGACACAACTACTTGGCAGCAATTCAAGCGGATTTTTCCGGAATGGAAACCTTTAATGATCAACGGAGTTCCCGTAATCGGTGACCTGAAAGTGGTTCCAAATAGTAGAGATGGCTATTACGACATTAGCTTCGCCCAAAATCAAATTGCCGAGTTGATGATCTATTTCACCGACCGAAAATGCTTCAAAAAGCTTTCCGCCAGATTCAAGGAACGAGGCAGAAGTGGTGCCTTTCGATCGGGAGAGGAAGAAGAGCGTCAGGCAATGTCACTGGCCAGTAGTCAACTTGAAGCCCTTTATGAATACTCACACTTCCTAGATGAATATGCAGAATTCAAGTCCGCGTCTCGCGGCACCGAGGACGACTTTAAGCGAGGCGAGTTGGAAGCTAAATGCGTCGACTTCATGGATGGACATTTATCAAAGATCAGCGAAACGAAAGAGCTTCCTTTAGTTTTCATCAATAGTGCCAGCTTGAGTACCTATGACTTCGATAACCAGTATTTTCCATTAAATACTAGTACTTACCGCGTGCCTATGGGAATAATCCAGGGAGTGAGCCACGTACTCAATCTTGAACCTCTTAGCGATTGGCAACTTCCAGAGGGGTTGAAAGTCGATGCCGCGAAAGCACGCGAAATTGCCAAACGAATGGAAGACGGCTCCATCGTTCTCAAACAAGAGATCATCCTGAGCGATTTTCGCCGAACCGACTACGAAGACCTTAGCAAAAAAGGTAATTACCCGTGTGCCTCGGTTCGCCTAACAGGCTTAACGCTGGTCTTGGCAAAAGATCTTCATACCGAGATCTATCGATGGGATGTCGATGAACTCAAGTCGCCGGAAAAGGAATAGCCGGTTGCCTCTTTATGTTCTCTGCCAAGCAATTTCCAACGCGTGAATATCTGCACTATTAAGCCTAGAGGAACTCTTGCCATGCCGACGCATCCTACTACCAACGTGAATGACTCTCGATACCTCAAACTGCTGAACTACGGAATCGTGTTGCTGCTGATCTTCCCTGCGTTGGCCTCTGCCGAAAAGCGTGAGTGGACGATGGAGGATGACGAAACGTTTGTTGCCGAATGTATTGCGTTTGACGGCAAACTGATGATTTGGAAATCAAACTACCGCGATTATGTGGTTTCGGCACGCTTCGAGCGATTCAGCGACCAAGACCAAAAATACTTACGAAACCACTACAGTCGCATTTTCGACAGGAATGCGAAATATGCTGCCAGCCACGGCACGAAGCCAAATTCGGCGGGACTCTTCGATCCTCCCCCAGTGCATCAACTAGGGATGTCCCAGGCATCTGGCTGGGATCAGCTGGAGTACTTCTTGCCGCAGTTCCGGCCGCTAACGATCAACGGGGTGCCTGTGATCGGCGACATCCAATCGATGATGGGCCGAAAGGAATACTTCCGAGTAAAGGCAAAGGACCAAATAGGAACGCTCATCACCTACTTTAC
It includes:
- a CDS encoding DUF4852 domain-containing protein; protein product: MLAYTLFNSTSIPIRNLSYFAAVLLLITPSLSIAESRVWTTSDGKQKAVAECYGTDGELVVLKFEANGRVAKVHLEDLCAADQEYLRKTYRRVFAENAQQAAKSPKTKTQPFKTELDTTTWQQFKRIFPEWKPLMINGVPVIGDLKVVPNSRDGYYDISFAQNQIAELMIYFTDRKCFKKLSARFKERGRSGAFRSGEEEERQAMSLASSQLEALYEYSHFLDEYAEFKSASRGTEDDFKRGELEAKCVDFMDGHLSKISETKELPLVFINSASLSTYDFDNQYFPLNTSTYRVPMGIIQGVSHVLNLEPLSDWQLPEGLKVDAAKAREIAKRMEDGSIVLKQEIILSDFRRTDYEDLSKKGNYPCASVRLTGLTLVLAKDLHTEIYRWDVDELKSPEKE